The Crassostrea angulata isolate pt1a10 chromosome 1, ASM2561291v2, whole genome shotgun sequence nucleotide sequence gggggggggtaatgatAGTCCCCCTCCCAGTTGTTGTGcaatatattaatttgaaaattgcacaaatttcttgtttatttttaataattttctaatttttcatACACAATATTATAAACCATAATAATGAACATCAAAGGAATAGCAATGTTCAttctcatttttgtgaattgagTGACATTTCTGTTAATTTTCAGTTAACTTGCTGATGTTCTGATATGAACCTGAAGAACAGACTTCTTTCATGTTGCTATTCATTTCAATATCTCCTGATAATGATATTATACTGCATAAtagaggaaaaaaattaaataaaactaatTGTACTTTATTAAGAAAACTTAAAAACTTGATTGTGAACTACacacaataagaaaaaaaaacatttgttataGTTTGCATATCAATCATATTAGATAATAAACAGCGATTActacactgaaaaaaaaagtacactcagtacatgtatatcaattgtAATCCGGTTGAATGTTGATACAACTCTTTTGCGTGTTtgtgaacaaaaaacaaaacaataatgatatttttccaAAGTTCATAGTGGTATAATATcaactgaatataaaaaaagaactgTGCAAGTCACTGAACAAATTTGATACTTGTTACAGCAGTTGCAGTGCAGTTGAATGTTTATGCAACTCTTTCGCAagtttgtcaacaataaacaaaacaataatgatACTCTTCCAAGTGCATACTCGCCATACTGGTATAAAAtcgatcaaataaaaaaagaactgtGCAAGTCACTGAACAAGTTTGATACTTGTTACAGCAGTTGCAGTGCAGTTGAATGTTTATGCAACTCTTTTGCAGGTTAATTGTTTGATAGTGTTATTTATCATGTGAAACTTGATGTCAACTggaattatttcaaagaatttgaGGAGAAGCTCAGTTTGGTCATTGCTGGAAGGAAGTGTGAAACCCCTTGAAGTGAACAGCTTTTCAATCTGAGGCTTAAATATTGCTACTTTCTGGGGAGGTTTGTTAGAATCTTCTACTTCAATCATAACAGTAGCACGTATGTAGTTATTGCAAGCGCTCTCCCCATAGTTTCTCCCGCAGTTTTTGCATTTCATGCATTGGATGGATTCAGCTGGGGCAAGTTTCGTGTTATTGCATGATGTAGTGGGACACGCTAGGTATGGATCGACATCGAACACTGCGGTGATGGTTCCACtcttgaaatcagaaatggGGGTGTTACTCCAATTTCCATTATTGTCCacatcatcatcttcatcgtCAGACACCAGCAGAAGAGTTTCATCATATGCAAGTTTCtataatttaataaaagtaGTGAGAAATATTAAATTTCCTGATGATTACTGTTACTTATATTTACTGGTATGTTatatttccttttctttctATGCATCCTCATAAGATTACATTTCGAAGTTTCAGATTAAACAATGAGCctaggggccacattgctcacttCAGCACACATGACCCACTAACATGAGTGATTGAAGTAGGTTTATGATGTCAAACACAAAAAATTCAAGTAGGTAAATAATGTCTTATACTAAAGTATTAGAACAATATTGCAGAATACACAGTTTTGGCAATTTTCTAAACCAATTTTTGGGCTTTAGTGATGTTACAGTGATCATTATTTTaataactgaaaataaaattttatgaggAATCTTTTCTTAGAATATCACTTCATGACAGAGAATTTCTTCCAAgatttcattttacaaaacatggtaaatttgtaattgtaattaaaaaactATACTATTGACTATATGTGTACaacaatataatttcattttacaaaacatGGTACATTTGTAATTGCATGTAATTAAAAACTATACCATTGACTATATATGTGCAACAACGAACCTCACATTGGGATGATCTTGTAGTGGTAAGGCGTTTCTGCTCATTAAACAAACGGACCCTGCACTTTGTAATGGTCACACATTCTCCCTTTTGTAGTGTATTCACCATCTTGTCCCACACTGCAACTGTTGCGTGACTGTCTGTATCTTTCAACATGACCTCTTGGAAATCTACCTCGTTTTGTTCTACCCTTTTCTTGCTTGCTGGTGACAGCTGTATGAAAATTAGAATACATAATTATAgaaaatgaaagaatttttaacaagtattttttattttatgcttTAATGATTCATATTTATGTGATGattaaaaaagatcaattttaattctaaataatatacTTCACTCTTTAAATATGAAAGTACCTTAACAACTTTTCCCTTTACGGTAAGCAGCGTTTTTACAGGTGAAGCAAGTGCATTCTTTAAGGTCATTGTTTGTCCAGCAAGGGTTGGAGCATGAAGCCTGATATCATCAGGAATAGTAAATGGTCTGCAAATGCCTACATCTGTTTTGCTTGTAACAGCTATAAAATTTTGCTTCGTAAGAATGTTCATCAGAACTACAGCCATTCccttaataaatttgttttgtttctgtacATCATAGATTGTTACTGATATCGCTGCGGTTTCATCAGCAATAATTGCATAGAATTTATCTTTGTATTGTGAATTTTCTGCTTTTTCAATGTCACTGACTTCAAGCACTACCCCTCGCACTGAAGGGGATGGTGGCAGAATGAGATCTTTCACTTCTTTGTCTTTAATGTCTTTTATTTTCAGCATCTGCAATTTTCACAATATTGCATCATAATTACATATCATACATTTTGCAACTATTTCTTtgtgaatataaatgaaatgtgaAGCTTACTTGCAGTAAGAGGACAACTGATCTTACATGTAACAGTCACCAAGCATTTTGGCCTCGCCCTAGAGTCAAACCCCAGGAGACATgacatttacaattttggtaaagggcTTTTGTAcagaagaatattttcattacCATTGTTGCCCTGCCCCTAGGACCGTTATGGGACAATAGttatgaaatttacattttttgttcctCTAACACCTAAGATGCatttaacaaactttaaaaagaattaagcagttagttttaaagaagaagttaaaaatgttcaattgttaaCACACGACAGACATATTATATCAATTGCAATTGGTcatctgagtgactcaggtgacttAAATATTAGACaatcatttgtacatgtattcatattttgaaaaaataatttgtcaaaTAATCATCTgatttatgatataaaatagTCATTTCAATTTCCAAGTAAATTCAAACTGTTGTGTTGAATTATCAATACTGTTGCAGTGTTCATTTAGTGCTGCTTGTAGccatttttgcttttaatataGGCTAAGAATATATACCAAACAATACCCTAATATTGTCACGTTatgaaataatgtaaatttctatgttatttgaaaagaaattcagCACGCTCACACGAGTTATATAGAGTTAAAATTCTGGTATTGGTGATTAAAGATAGGTCTAGTAACATCTTTAAATTCTATATAATTatgcatgtttaaaaattgaactgggataaattaattaaatgtctGTTTTTTATTGAGAAGTGTTCAGCACGCAGGGAGACAACTTGCCAATAGACACATGTGCAAATACAGGCTAACAGCATTTAACTTAAAGATTAATTATTCTGTTAAAGAACGAAGTCTTGTATACTCTTCCAAAGCTTTGACAGGGGGTGTAACTTTCTGATAATTAAATGCCAGCAAATATAAACCTGACAATTTTTTGATTCTGCTTAAGGCAACATAAGCCATTCCATTTTCAAACACATTGTTACCAATTGAAATGACTGCTTGTGATAAAGATGCACCCTGGACTTTATGTATTGTAGTTGCCCATGCTTGAATGAGAGGAAATTGCTCCCTAACAAGTATTCTTCCATTGTAATAAAATTCTTGACACAAGGGCTCAATAGCTATTGCATTATTATGCTCAACCCTTTTAAGAATACCTCCAATATGTGGGTCAtcaaatttaacatatattAAGTTAACTTCTCCTGTCATTTCTTGGTGCATTTCTATTGACTCTACAAACCCAAGAGCTCCATTTACTAGTCCTtttgatgtatatatattttttattaacataacCCTTGTCCCAATTGATATTTGTAACTGGCATGGTAACCCACCTGCATTTCTATCATCTACAGGGATATCATCATTAGAAAGAAGCCCCTTTTTTTCTATGTCATCttgagaaaaataatgtttagctTTGACCTCGATGCATTCTCGGCTTAACAACACTTGCATCTTGTTGTTATGTTGTTGAACTTCTTTAAGTGTGGGAAATAAATGAAGAAGGGAAGAAATATCTCTTTGTGGGGGCTTAATTAACCTCGACTGTAGAATTTTGAGATCATCTTCATTCAGTAAGCCAACTCTAGCTCTATTTAATATTGCAGCATATGTAACATTTTCAGATTGCCGTACATTTTCTTTGAGAATAAAAGGCTTAAAATTTGACCATAGAATTGCATTTTCAAAGGCATATTTGCCTTTAACAGGTTTCAATTGAAGGAAATCCCCtatgacaataacatttacaTTTCCGAATGGTTTATCATTATCTTTAATTGAAGTTAGCCTTCTATGAATGTATTCAAGAGTTTGTGCACTAACCATTGAAATTTCATCAATGATCAGTGTATGAACATATGAATAAGTGGATCTTAATTTCTTCAAACTTTTCCCAGATAATTCATGAAATTTGGGTTCATTTCCATGTTGCACTGGTAAATATAGTGCACTATGGATTGTAATTCCCAAGATATTTCTAGCTGCTGTTCCAGTTGAAGCACATACCATTACTGGA carries:
- the LOC128157282 gene encoding uncharacterized protein LOC128157282, producing MLKIKDIKDKEVKDLILPPSPSVRGVVLEVSDIEKAENSQYKDKFYAIIADETAAISVTIYDVQKQNKFIKGMAVVLMNILTKQNFIAVTSKTDVGICRPFTIPDDIRLHAPTLAGQTMTLKNALASPVKTLLTVKGKVVKLSPASKKRVEQNEVDFQEVMLKDTDSHATVAVWDKMVNTLQKGECVTITKCRVRLFNEQKRLTTTRSSQCEKLAYDETLLLVSDDEDDDVDNNGNWSNTPISDFKSGTITAVFDVDPYLACPTTSCNNTKLAPAESIQCMKCKNCGRNYGESACNNYIRATVMIEVEDSNKPPQKVAIFKPQIEKLFTSRGFTLPSSNDQTELLLKFFEIIPVDIKFHMINNTIKQLTCKRVA